A genomic region of Sulfobacillus acidophilus DSM 10332 contains the following coding sequences:
- a CDS encoding regulatory protein ArsR (PFAM: Bacterial regulatory protein, arsR family~InterPro IPR001845~KEGG: nda:Ndas_5019 transcriptional regulator, ArsR family~PFAM: HTH transcriptional regulator, ArsR~SMART: HTH transcriptional regulator, ArsR~SPTR: Regulatory protein ArsR) — protein MDDIQRQLRVLAHPLRLQVLNALENHRRATGKQLADMLQVPPARLHHHLKMLERANLIYIDEEVPRGGVIEKYYRLRNTPIRPPRQLFEHPDPGIRAAAWQTAVLELPTLFHSALQRLAHLSEGVDNPVSGEIAAWDTWDLTQEQAERIALLLEAAWYEISQVVTVPTDPGMHRFRFSVFVGTFLRESDSGTDRIENS, from the coding sequence TTGGATGACATCCAGCGTCAATTGCGGGTTCTCGCCCATCCCTTACGCCTGCAAGTACTGAATGCATTAGAGAATCACCGACGGGCGACGGGCAAACAACTTGCCGATATGTTACAGGTACCTCCGGCCCGTCTGCACCACCATCTCAAAATGCTTGAACGGGCGAACTTAATTTATATCGATGAAGAAGTCCCGCGCGGTGGAGTTATCGAAAAGTATTATCGTTTGCGCAATACGCCGATTCGGCCGCCGCGACAACTCTTTGAACATCCCGACCCTGGAATTCGTGCGGCGGCCTGGCAAACGGCGGTTTTGGAGCTGCCGACACTGTTTCACAGCGCGTTACAACGCCTCGCTCATCTGTCTGAAGGAGTCGACAATCCCGTGAGCGGAGAGATCGCGGCGTGGGACACATGGGACTTGACACAAGAGCAGGCCGAACGCATTGCATTACTCCTCGAAGCCGCATGGTATGAAATTTCACAAGTAGTCACGGTACCGACAGACCCTGGAATGCATCGATTCCGCTTCTCCGTGTTTGTCGGCACATTTTTGCGGGAATCCGATAGCGGAACCGATAGAATAGAAAACTCATAG
- a CDS encoding NADP oxidoreductase coenzyme F420-dependent (PFAM: NADP oxidoreductase coenzyme F420-dependent~COGs: COG2085 dinucleotide-binding protein~InterPro IPR004455~KEGG: fre:Franean1_3530 NADP oxidoreductase coenzyme F420-dependent~PFAM: NADP oxidoreductase, coenzyme F420-dependent~SPTR: NADP oxidoreductase coenzyme F420-dependent), protein MTTVAVLGTGRMGTALTKLLTETSATVWWSSRHPEGVAQRHFSWANPVTFCTYQDALQADVIIPALWYHDLMDWIADKTDPLSGKILVDITNPFNAAFDDLTLECHTSAAEEIQARLPATFVVGCFKNTFWSVLEDPRFEEPISDVFVTSDHAAAKSRVLALFQPLPFRFLDAGGLRNNRIIERMTVLARELAIRYDHYPRVAYRLWGR, encoded by the coding sequence ATGACAACCGTTGCGGTTCTGGGCACCGGCCGAATGGGCACGGCACTCACCAAACTCTTAACCGAGACCTCGGCAACAGTGTGGTGGTCTTCACGCCATCCTGAAGGGGTGGCCCAGCGCCATTTTTCCTGGGCAAATCCCGTCACGTTTTGTACGTATCAAGATGCCTTACAGGCAGACGTCATCATTCCGGCACTCTGGTATCACGACTTGATGGATTGGATCGCCGATAAGACGGATCCTCTTTCAGGAAAAATACTAGTCGATATAACCAATCCGTTCAATGCGGCATTTGATGATTTGACGCTCGAGTGCCATACGTCTGCGGCAGAGGAAATCCAAGCACGCCTCCCGGCAACCTTTGTGGTGGGGTGTTTCAAAAACACCTTTTGGTCAGTTTTAGAAGACCCCCGTTTCGAGGAACCAATCAGCGATGTCTTTGTCACCAGCGACCATGCCGCTGCGAAATCTCGGGTTTTGGCGCTGTTTCAACCGCTGCCGTTTCGATTTTTGGATGCGGGGGGCTTGCGGAACAATCGCATCATTGAACGCATGACCGTGCTCGCTCGGGAATTGGCCATCCGTTATGATCATTATCCGCGTGTTGCGTATCGTCTATGGGGTCGATAG
- a CDS encoding short-chain dehydrogenase/reductase SDR (PFAM: short chain dehydrogenase~COGs: COG4221 Short-chain alcohol dehydrogenase of unknown specificity~InterPro IPR002198~KEGG: afl:Aflv_1418 short chain dehydrogenase~PFAM: Short-chain dehydrogenase/reductase SDR~SPTR: Dehydrogenase): protein MTPPPNPVVCITGSSSGFGLEATIAFARRGYTVVATMRDVSRQTALVARLTPLGLLSRVLIVPLDVTDAASIRAAVDTIDQRLGRIDVLVNNAGLHQS from the coding sequence ATGACGCCTCCACCGAATCCGGTCGTCTGTATTACGGGGTCTTCCAGTGGTTTTGGACTGGAAGCAACGATAGCATTTGCCCGTCGTGGATACACCGTAGTGGCTACCATGCGTGATGTATCACGCCAGACGGCCTTGGTCGCTCGTCTGACCCCGTTAGGGCTGCTGTCACGCGTTCTAATTGTGCCGTTGGACGTCACCGATGCGGCAAGTATCCGTGCGGCCGTGGATACCATCGACCAACGCCTTGGCCGCATAGACGTCTTGGTCAATAACGCAGGACTGCATCAATCCTGA
- a CDS encoding hypothetical protein (KEGG: gka:GK2912 hypothetical protein) produces MRSFLAILWHFWPSFKAYEQSWDVAWPTITCPNGHGPLAKNGTYCRDYVDAQGAHSLRVQRYRCRPCQQTWTLFPTFATPFSAYAQGVVWAVAIWHREHGWSWRRIQAWCTAHHVPVHIRTLQRWARQWSRRMTACLQQLMVWIADNGYRDQVDVWGRVDTDTAFQAWRQLWRGLQQRMAAWRRGSLWVGPTLLGLGCHTECRMARGPTAGVGSGD; encoded by the coding sequence TTGCGATCTTTCTTGGCTATCTTATGGCATTTTTGGCCGTCCTTCAAGGCCTATGAGCAGAGTTGGGACGTTGCCTGGCCCACGATTACGTGCCCGAACGGGCACGGTCCTCTCGCAAAAAACGGGACCTATTGCCGCGATTACGTGGATGCCCAAGGAGCCCATTCGCTACGCGTGCAACGGTATCGCTGCCGGCCCTGCCAGCAGACGTGGACGCTGTTCCCCACGTTTGCCACCCCGTTTTCGGCGTATGCCCAAGGCGTCGTCTGGGCGGTCGCCATCTGGCATCGGGAACACGGGTGGTCCTGGCGACGCATTCAAGCGTGGTGCACGGCCCATCATGTTCCAGTCCATATTCGCACGTTGCAACGCTGGGCGCGACAGTGGAGCCGACGCATGACGGCCTGTTTGCAACAATTGATGGTCTGGATTGCGGACAACGGCTATCGGGATCAGGTGGATGTCTGGGGGCGGGTGGACACGGATACGGCGTTTCAGGCATGGCGACAGTTGTGGCGCGGCCTGCAGCAGCGTATGGCCGCGTGGCGGAGGGGATCCCTTTGGGTGGGACCGACGCTCTTGGGTTTAGGCTGTCACACGGAATGCCGAATGGCACGGGGACCAACGGCTGGGGTAGGGTCAGGTGATTGA
- a CDS encoding cyclase/dehydrase (PFAM: Polyketide cyclase / dehydrase and lipid transport~InterPro IPR005031~KEGG: gvi:gll0736 hypothetical protein~PFAM: Streptomyces cyclase/dehydrase~SPTR: Gll0736 protein) produces MTTAREIMINQQPDDVWRHVADIAEWPRWNGAILALKPLDGRGSPEWRVQLPGIGWALVSIHMDPETRRLTYRMRGKGAAEDGQVEVLSAPDNASRVRYTIHYRGWAAWWPPLRNTAAWRLSRLKEWCETGAVRDPWALDTSNIL; encoded by the coding sequence ATGACAACGGCACGGGAGATCATGATTAACCAACAGCCTGATGACGTGTGGCGCCATGTGGCCGACATCGCGGAATGGCCCCGGTGGAATGGCGCGATCCTCGCCTTAAAGCCGTTGGATGGGCGGGGAAGCCCTGAGTGGCGCGTGCAACTGCCGGGCATCGGTTGGGCGCTGGTATCTATTCACATGGATCCGGAGACGCGACGATTGACCTATCGAATGCGGGGCAAAGGCGCCGCCGAAGACGGCCAGGTGGAGGTGTTGTCGGCTCCCGATAATGCGTCCCGGGTCCGCTACACCATTCATTATCGGGGATGGGCGGCCTGGTGGCCCCCCTTGAGAAATACGGCCGCGTGGCGACTCAGCCGGTTGAAAGAATGGTGTGAAACCGGAGCGGTGCGGGATCCCTGGGCTTTGGACACGTCCAACATTCTTTAG
- a CDS encoding protein of unknown function DUF955 (PFAM: Domain of unknown function (DUF955)~InterPro IPR010359~KEGG: fre:Franean1_0062 hypothetical protein~PFAM: Protein of unknown function DUF955~SPTR: Putative uncharacterized protein): MPKIDETTIADRRREAAAFAQDIIQRVPRQYQQIPRNLMAIAAHWDIRVAIKDLEIDGIFLRKVGQDGGHILVARRAPRIRQRFTVAHELGHYFHDTTHAIDHPGRWIEEREADAFASALLIPPDDLVHRATPQPLMAWFVAEQQTHAITELARYYAVSLQTLLQALVDFGLVEDLVPWVSPGPVWRAWERLRISQSVSQ, from the coding sequence ATGCCCAAGATTGACGAAACGACCATCGCCGACCGCCGCCGTGAGGCGGCGGCCTTTGCCCAGGATATTATCCAACGTGTCCCCCGGCAATACCAGCAAATTCCCCGAAATCTCATGGCCATCGCCGCGCACTGGGATATTCGGGTCGCCATAAAAGATTTGGAGATCGACGGCATATTCTTGCGAAAGGTTGGCCAAGACGGTGGCCATATATTGGTGGCACGACGGGCGCCGCGCATCCGTCAGCGCTTTACGGTGGCTCATGAATTGGGCCACTATTTCCACGATACGACCCACGCCATTGATCACCCGGGGCGATGGATTGAAGAGCGGGAGGCGGATGCCTTTGCCAGTGCGTTGCTCATCCCGCCCGACGATTTAGTCCATCGCGCCACGCCGCAACCGCTTATGGCATGGTTTGTGGCCGAACAACAGACACACGCAATAACGGAGCTGGCACGGTATTATGCCGTCAGTCTTCAAACATTGTTGCAAGCCCTGGTGGATTTCGGACTCGTGGAGGACCTCGTACCATGGGTCAGCCCCGGCCCAGTATGGCGAGCGTGGGAGCGACTGAGGATCAGCCAATCGGTCAGTCAGTGA
- a CDS encoding major facilitator superfamily MFS_1 (PFAM: Major Facilitator Superfamily~InterPro IPR011701~KEGG: mmi:MMAR_0690 putative transport protein~PFAM: Major facilitator superfamily MFS-1~SPTR: Conserved hypothetical transport protein), translating into MTGSNPNPRIEWIVALASLALVLDDWAQNLLLPLIPMWRHELGWQGWQIGTALGAESAVVVWASPLVGYYLREPRTARTLATLALGMFGMALVVYGHAQAYGWWVAARLTQGAAVAVSFPAIFVWANHLLPMRDRERRLQTINVITAGGALGTPLVSGGVLQLLGRSDAFWAMAGLVAALMVAFLLTPIPPGSVVCPTAHSREIPPQVGLMWGVVALVMFGVGLLQTALPLAVAVPLQWSPLAIGFFFFVLGVVFVVPQVFIRQGERRSALWVLGIGAALMTVLGFVSSGWVRAAVAVGITLSFVPAFSWALRAASTGPRAGVGFGWFESGIATGLLAGTTIGGVLWSWGGGLAMFGIGALILAGGIGVLVGWPGRTTYTQKETQIP; encoded by the coding sequence ATGACGGGGTCGAACCCGAACCCTCGCATCGAGTGGATAGTGGCGCTCGCGAGCTTGGCCCTCGTGCTGGATGATTGGGCCCAAAATCTCTTGTTGCCACTCATTCCGATGTGGCGTCACGAACTGGGATGGCAGGGATGGCAAATTGGCACAGCCCTTGGAGCGGAATCTGCGGTGGTCGTGTGGGCCAGCCCACTGGTTGGTTATTACCTGCGCGAACCACGTACAGCGCGAACCCTGGCAACTCTCGCATTAGGAATGTTTGGGATGGCCTTAGTGGTCTATGGGCACGCTCAGGCATACGGGTGGTGGGTAGCGGCGCGGCTTACGCAAGGGGCCGCCGTAGCGGTGAGTTTTCCCGCGATCTTTGTCTGGGCGAATCACCTCCTTCCCATGCGCGATCGTGAACGACGTCTTCAAACCATCAATGTCATCACGGCCGGCGGCGCATTAGGGACGCCCTTGGTCAGTGGGGGTGTATTGCAACTCTTAGGGCGTTCCGACGCCTTTTGGGCGATGGCCGGTCTCGTGGCAGCGCTGATGGTGGCCTTTCTTCTCACGCCGATTCCTCCGGGTTCGGTTGTCTGTCCCACTGCCCATTCCAGGGAAATCCCGCCCCAGGTTGGGCTCATGTGGGGAGTGGTCGCCTTAGTCATGTTCGGTGTAGGGCTGTTGCAGACCGCCTTGCCGCTCGCGGTGGCCGTACCGTTGCAGTGGAGCCCCTTGGCTATTGGCTTTTTCTTTTTCGTCCTCGGGGTTGTCTTTGTGGTTCCGCAAGTGTTTATCCGTCAAGGTGAACGACGGTCAGCACTGTGGGTGCTAGGCATTGGCGCTGCACTGATGACGGTTCTCGGCTTTGTTTCATCCGGTTGGGTACGTGCGGCCGTGGCCGTCGGCATTACGTTGAGTTTTGTCCCGGCCTTCTCCTGGGCCCTACGGGCGGCGAGCACTGGTCCGCGTGCCGGCGTTGGTTTTGGGTGGTTTGAGTCGGGGATTGCAACAGGGCTGCTCGCTGGCACCACCATTGGTGGAGTACTCTGGAGTTGGGGCGGGGGTCTCGCTATGTTCGGTATCGGGGCACTCATCTTAGCGGGCGGTATCGGCGTCTTGGTCGGATGGCCAGGCCGAACGACCTATACGCAAAAGGAGACGCAGATTCCATGA
- a CDS encoding transcriptional regulator, LysR family (PFAM: LysR substrate binding domain; Bacterial regulatory helix-turn-helix protein, lysR family~COGs: COG0583 Transcriptional regulator~InterPro IPR000847:IPR005119~KEGG: bmd:BMD_1434 LysR family transcriptional regulator~PFAM: LysR, substrate-binding; HTH transcriptional regulator, LysR~SPTR: Transcriptional regulator, LysR;~manually curated): protein MQLEWIQTFLSTVETGSITRAAQKLHLTPAAAGKHIRRLEELLGTPLFVRTPQGMILTDTGARVVAPFQVLLNAWDDVQRSVGPPAVPVRIGALPSLATTVLPRLLWVLNIDYGKMADVAIYPTSNLIRQAFLREEIDLGLLDEKSAPTGCRQTKLFRDPLVVVMNGDDPLAQYCPIPGELLDGNPIVMFPVGCDVRQTMDHWMMTRGVRLNVALEIPFGGSLIGAVRTGQAITVMPLSAIAHEDTQRITMRPLTDGPFRQVVAIARSHQWEPALTTCSQAMIAYLSRWATAHMPITHSDTLSFHQE, encoded by the coding sequence ATCCAACTGGAATGGATACAAACCTTTCTGAGTACCGTTGAGACCGGCAGTATAACACGCGCCGCCCAGAAACTGCATTTGACCCCGGCTGCCGCCGGTAAACATATTCGCCGCCTCGAGGAATTGCTGGGTACGCCACTATTTGTCCGCACTCCGCAGGGCATGATCCTTACTGATACTGGAGCCCGGGTGGTTGCACCATTTCAGGTCCTGTTAAATGCTTGGGATGACGTTCAGCGTTCCGTTGGTCCCCCGGCTGTTCCGGTGCGAATCGGCGCACTGCCGAGTTTAGCGACCACGGTATTGCCCCGTTTGCTTTGGGTTCTTAACATTGACTACGGAAAAATGGCTGATGTGGCCATTTACCCCACGTCGAACTTAATTCGGCAAGCCTTTCTTCGTGAAGAAATAGACCTGGGGCTCCTCGACGAAAAGTCCGCCCCCACCGGGTGCCGGCAGACGAAACTGTTTCGTGATCCCCTAGTGGTGGTCATGAATGGGGATGACCCACTGGCGCAATATTGCCCCATTCCTGGGGAGTTGCTTGACGGAAATCCTATAGTAATGTTCCCTGTCGGTTGCGATGTGCGGCAGACCATGGATCACTGGATGATGACGCGGGGTGTCCGGCTGAACGTAGCCCTCGAGATTCCCTTTGGCGGATCTCTGATTGGCGCTGTTCGAACGGGGCAAGCCATTACTGTGATGCCCCTATCCGCGATAGCCCACGAAGATACCCAACGAATCACTATGCGCCCGCTCACAGACGGACCGTTCCGGCAAGTTGTTGCTATTGCCCGATCGCATCAATGGGAACCCGCGTTGACCACCTGTTCACAGGCCATGATCGCTTATCTCTCCCGTTGGGCAACCGCCCACATGCCTATTACACATTCCGATACCCTGTCCTTTCATCAAGAATAA
- a CDS encoding transposase (KEGG: sth:STH2720 transposase~SPTR: Transposase) produces MLSSRTTPELIAAFRYHVIAPLVSRPLSYGEQRALIQTLCQQIWQAPDGEPVTLSPRTIYRWLAAYRAGGWTALAPAPRADVGTMRHLDPEILALAIQLREENPTRSVQQIIRVMELAHRIEPGSVKYSTLTYHFRRRGVLAKQAPDPEHVLRRRQAPYANAEWQGDTQYTVRLPDPARPGRTKQAYLFAFIDDYSGC; encoded by the coding sequence ATGTTGTCATCTCGGACGACACCCGAACTAATTGCGGCGTTTCGTTACCATGTCATTGCTCCGTTAGTGAGTCGACCGCTCTCGTATGGCGAGCAGCGTGCGCTCATTCAGACCCTCTGCCAGCAAATCTGGCAGGCGCCCGATGGCGAGCCGGTAACCCTGAGTCCGCGCACGATTTATCGGTGGTTGGCGGCGTATCGTGCCGGCGGTTGGACGGCCTTAGCGCCCGCGCCGCGGGCGGATGTAGGCACCATGCGCCATCTTGATCCGGAAATCTTAGCTCTCGCTATCCAACTCCGTGAAGAAAATCCCACCCGGTCTGTCCAACAGATTATTCGGGTGATGGAGTTGGCCCACCGGATTGAGCCGGGATCGGTGAAATATAGCACGCTTACGTACCACTTTCGTCGGCGGGGTGTTCTGGCAAAACAAGCGCCCGATCCGGAGCACGTTCTCCGGCGCCGCCAAGCCCCGTATGCGAATGCGGAATGGCAAGGTGACACCCAGTATACGGTCCGTCTTCCGGATCCAGCCCGACCGGGCCGGACCAAACAAGCCTATCTCTTTGCATTCATCGACGATTACAGTGGATGTTAG
- a CDS encoding helix-turn-helix domain protein (PFAM: Helix-turn-helix~InterPro IPR001387~KEGG: rpb:RPB_4657 anaerobic benzoate catabolism transcriptional regulator~PFAM: Helix-turn-helix type 3~SMART: Helix-turn-helix type 3~SPTR: Predicted transcriptional regulators): MVSDESMARRIGSRIRALRRRVGLSADVVAERVGLSRSQYLRLESGVVGMTVQRLVAVADVLGVTLRDLIPPENPDADEPDAFEWALRGTGLSAQDRKQVMDYIRILRQLRREQAREHGSEDADAQD, from the coding sequence ATGGTATCGGATGAATCGATGGCTCGCCGAATTGGGAGCCGGATCCGAGCGTTACGACGGCGCGTGGGGTTATCGGCAGACGTTGTGGCTGAGCGTGTCGGATTGTCACGTTCCCAATATCTCCGGTTGGAATCCGGCGTAGTCGGTATGACCGTCCAGCGATTGGTCGCCGTGGCCGATGTCCTCGGCGTTACGTTACGGGATTTGATCCCCCCGGAAAATCCCGATGCCGACGAGCCGGATGCGTTCGAATGGGCGTTGCGCGGAACCGGCTTGTCCGCTCAAGATCGGAAGCAAGTCATGGACTATATCCGGATTTTGCGACAACTCCGGCGAGAACAAGCGCGAGAGCACGGGTCGGAGGATGCGGATGCCCAAGATTGA
- a CDS encoding major facilitator superfamily MFS_1 (PFAM: Major Facilitator Superfamily~InterPro IPR011701~KEGG: bao:BAMF_1828 hypothetical protein~PFAM: Major facilitator superfamily MFS-1~SPTR: Uncharacterized MFS-type transporter yfiS) — MSNTQTLWRSRKFLWFAVGNTGNNVGDALYAIVMPLFVYHLTHHLTAMSVMTALAMSPLLFGPGTGVLVDRWGANRLVAPALGIQVIAGSLIAILGMTHRLPIGLLYVLGGILEVAGGVYRGAWMAALPRLFPGRGPEARAALGILYVITTLIGPFLSGLLLPRLGYIALLWINVASYILPIVVSITGVPYPVTLPETTRISVVHQLLEGWAALRSLPVLFRAILIEAAQNLVISSGLTTVLIYYLRHTFHLAPGWVSWIVMADGVGALIASIVVPRWGPKGIRWIPVVGSGLAAGASFLLMVSVWWIVPVVLVLLPLGVTGISTAIEMAVYHQIAPDVLGRVNGISRLIRGLPAFACPLLLAALTHVLTVQGTFLVIAVMMTMLAAATLHLTRKTKITKVDPLSRQIFAE, encoded by the coding sequence ATGAGCAACACCCAGACCCTATGGCGGTCTCGCAAATTCCTCTGGTTCGCGGTCGGCAATACGGGCAATAATGTGGGAGATGCCCTTTACGCCATTGTTATGCCCCTGTTCGTCTACCATCTCACTCATCATCTGACAGCAATGAGTGTGATGACCGCCTTAGCGATGTCGCCTTTGTTGTTTGGGCCGGGCACTGGGGTTCTGGTCGATCGCTGGGGTGCCAACCGTCTGGTTGCGCCCGCTCTGGGAATTCAGGTGATCGCGGGGAGCCTCATCGCCATATTGGGCATGACCCATCGGTTGCCGATCGGCCTGCTGTATGTGCTGGGCGGCATCTTGGAAGTTGCCGGTGGCGTGTACCGCGGGGCGTGGATGGCAGCTTTGCCCCGTCTATTCCCGGGCCGCGGGCCGGAAGCGCGGGCTGCCTTGGGTATTCTTTATGTCATCACGACTTTAATCGGCCCGTTTTTATCAGGCTTGCTGTTGCCGCGCTTAGGGTACATCGCCCTCCTGTGGATCAATGTCGCCTCGTATATATTGCCTATTGTGGTCAGTATCACGGGGGTTCCCTATCCGGTCACCCTGCCAGAGACCACCCGCATTTCTGTGGTGCATCAACTGCTTGAAGGGTGGGCAGCGTTACGCAGCCTCCCGGTACTGTTCCGAGCCATTCTAATCGAGGCGGCTCAAAATCTCGTGATATCGAGCGGCTTGACGACGGTACTGATTTATTACCTCCGCCACACCTTTCACCTGGCGCCTGGTTGGGTGAGTTGGATCGTAATGGCCGACGGAGTGGGTGCCCTGATCGCCTCTATCGTGGTACCGCGATGGGGACCCAAGGGGATCCGGTGGATCCCGGTGGTGGGCAGCGGCTTGGCGGCGGGCGCCTCATTTTTATTGATGGTATCTGTTTGGTGGATCGTGCCGGTCGTGTTGGTCCTGTTGCCGCTTGGGGTAACCGGCATTTCCACCGCGATCGAAATGGCGGTCTATCATCAAATTGCGCCGGACGTGCTTGGACGAGTCAACGGCATCAGCCGCCTGATCCGTGGACTTCCGGCATTTGCGTGCCCCCTCCTTTTGGCCGCCCTAACCCATGTGCTTACTGTGCAGGGCACGTTTTTGGTCATTGCGGTGATGATGACGATGCTTGCGGCAGCAACACTGCATCTGACGCGGAAGACAAAGATAACTAAGGTGGACCCCCTGTCAAGACAGATTTTCGCTGAGTGA